The following are encoded together in the Argopecten irradians isolate NY chromosome 5, Ai_NY, whole genome shotgun sequence genome:
- the LOC138323291 gene encoding coilin-like — translation MSATMEKHVRIRLYFDNSSVAPTWFLVDHESFYTIRDLENEIRCRYLENNIPITLSLDDCVLPKSEKTLILRDNDRVVVRECGNHNIPSDLNFPVVNEKWELSYNVNNFVGKKENKANTQSKTKKKTKQLQCQGPKKKSKKQKRVVSPDFLQKSEELQHETKKSKKKRKLVPSPDFLQKSEELQHETKKTKKKRKLDKKEKSPEIQQRKRSRDFSCSELNSVSQKTLIDTNIKDTDVTNSMPPESEKDKESITPLTGNDIENVGVVDESGFEEQGTKKRRRRRKRLLNKKSDEGVASGSGNQNRNTYDNKQHKQPYSKPARNTIHVYGTKNNHKIFNDSDPEGETHGTQENVIEMEETNTGVQGKEDSLEQAKKKLLEKVEQEYLSLTDHSDTGSRHVSADRTFSGNVEAEIPSVNKGIDRNFRNQNSNQHPNEYHQNLSDTTGKPVNEIGQNTKQEDQHDSCGLSGIQLQLTKLASGAPVYTRQRQKRYFNASYGKELTKEQQLGTKLVNKSVVIRNDQPTTEQGPDQTTSERQADLFVPCPVQDYTKFPPLQGTPREGDKIAYKVLELSDSYTPEISRYKEGVVLSFNHTTHVVEIEAKSAGQDSGPQGKFHMNADNENTESEPKFLLWNSLMETRLLDIV, via the exons ATGTCAGCCACCATGGAAAAGCACGTTCGCATACGTCTCTACTTCGATAACTCATCGGTGGCACCAACTTGGTTTCTAGTTGACCACGAATCATTTTATACCATCAGAGatttagaaaatgaaataagatgCCGCTATTTGGAAAACAACATCCCAATTACACTGTCACTGGATGACTGCGTTTTACCGAAGTCTGAAAAAACACTTATTTTACGGGATAACGACCGAGTGGTTGTCAG GGAATGTGGAAATCATAACATCCCCTCAGATCTGAATTTTCCAGTTGTGAATGAAAAATGGGAACTTTCTTACAATGTAAATAACTTTgttggaaaaaaagaaaataaagcaAATACACAAAGCAAAACtaagaaaaaaaccaaacagCTCCAGTGTCAGGGTCCTAAGAAGAAATCAAAGAAACAGAAAAGAGTTGTATCTCCTGATTTCCTTCAGAAATCAGAAGAGTTGCAACACGAAACAAAAAAGagcaaaaagaaaagaaaattggttCCATCTCCTGATTTCCTTCAGAAATCAGAAGAGTTGCAACACGAAACAAAAAAGAccaaaaagaaaagaaagttggataaaaaagaaaaaagtccAGAAATTCAACAGAGAAAACGTTCAAGAGACTTTTCCTGTTCAGAATTGAATTCTGTATCTCAGAAGACTCTTATAGATACCAATATTAAGGATACAGATGTCACAAACTCTATGCCTCCTGAAAGTGAAAAAGACAAAGAATCAATAACACCATTGACTGGTaatgatattgaaaatgttGGAGTAGTCGATGAAAGTGGCTTTGAGGAACAGGGTACCAAAAAGCgcagaagaagaagaaaacgCTTACTTAATAAAAAATCTGATGAAGGAGTGGCAAGTGGGTCAGGTAATCAAAACAGAAATACTTAtgacaacaaacaacacaagcAGCCTTATTCTAAACCTGCCAGAAATACAATTCATGTTTACGGAACTAAAAACAATCATAAGATATTCAATGATTCTGACCCTGAAGGGGAGACACATGGTACACAAGAAAATGTAATAGAAATGGAAGAAACTAACACAGGTGTCCAGGGAAAGGAGGATTCACTAGAACAAGCCAAGAAAAAGCTGTTAGAGAAAGTTGAACAGGAATACCTTAGTCTGACAGATCATTCTGATACAGGGAGTAGACATGTGTCAGCTGATAGAACATTTAGTGGCAATGTGGAAGCAGAGATCCCCTCTGTTAACAAAGGTATCGACAGAAATTTCCGCAATCAGAATTCCAACCAACATCCAAATGAGTATCATCAAAACCTGTCAGATACTACCGGTAAACCTGTGAATGAGATCGgacaaaatacaaaacaggAAGACCAACATGACAGTTGTGGTTTGTCTGGAATACAGCTGCAGTTAACTAAACTGGCGAGCGGTGCCCCTGTGTACACCAGGCAGAGACAGAAGAGGTACTTCAATGCATCCTATGGGAAGGAGCTGACCAAAGAACAACAGCTTGGTACAAAACTTGTCAATAAGTCTGTCGTCATCAGG AATGACCAGCCTACCACTGAACAAGGACCAGATCAGACCACCTCTGAAAGGCAGGCAGACCTGTTTGTTCCTTGTCCAGTACAAGACTACACAAAGTTCCCTCCACTACAGGGCACACCACGCGAAGGGGACAAAATAGCTTACAAG GTCTTGGAACTTTCAGACAGTTATACCCCTGAAATATCTAGGTATaag GAAGGTGTTGTCCTCAGTTTTAATCACACAACACATGTGGTAGAAATCGAAGCAAAGTCAGCTGGACAAG ATTCGGGACCTCAGGGAAAGTTTCACATGAATGCTGACAATGAAAACACAGAATCAGAACCAAAG